Genomic segment of Cytobacillus suaedae:
ACACTTCTGGTAACCTCGCATCATATTCCTCTAGTGCTTTACCGTACCCTAAAGGATCTCTACGGTGCCCATATAAAGCATCAAAATCAACAAGATTTAAAAAACTAAGTCCTGTAAAGTTCATCTTTAAGGAGTCAATTAGTTTATCCATCCCATCCATATTTGATTTTGTTCTTAACGCTTTAGTTATTCCCTCTCCATCAAAGATATCTTCAATTTTCCCTATTGAAATAACATCATAACCGGAGTCTTTTAACTCATTCATCACTGTTCTATCAAACGGCTTTAATGCATAATCGTGTCGGTTTGCTGTTCTTTGGAATTCCCCAGGATGCCCTATAAATGGACGAGCAATAATGCGCCCTACCATATACTTCTCATCAAGAGTTAGTTCTCTTGCAATCTCACATATTTGATACAGTTCTTCTAATGGGACTACCTCTTCGTGTGCTGCAATTTGTAAGACCGAATCAGCTGACGTGTAAACAATTAAAGCACCTGATTCCATATGCTCTGCCCCTAATTCATCTAGGATTTCAGTGCCTGAAGCAGGCTTATTTCCAATTACTTTACGTCCAGTCTTACTTTCAATTTCGTCAATAAGTTCTTTTGGAAAGCCTTCAGGAAACACACGAAACGGAGTCTCTATATTTAGGCCCATAAGTTCCCAATGTCCTGTCATTGTATCTTTTCCATTTGAAGCTTCCTCCATCTTCGTATAGAAGGCGAGTGGTTGTTGCTGTTTTTCTATTCCTTTAATCTCACCAATGTTACCTAGTCCAAGTTTTTCCATATTCGGCATTTTCAAGCCATTCATTTTCTCTGCAATATGACCTAGTGTATTGGAACCAACATCACCAAACTTTTGAGCATCTGGTGCTTCACCGATTCCTACTGAATCCATAACGACTAGGAAAACACGTTTATATGTATAAGAAGACATACTAAACCCCCTAATTAATCTTATTAATTATATATTCCCTTTCGATGTTCAACTTAACCACTTATGTATAGATTTCACTTGTCGGAAGTCTGACATCTTGAGTATAAGATGTGCGGGCTATGTAAGGCAAGATAAATACCTCTTTATTGCATAAAAAATGCTGAATTTATGAAAATTCAGCATCATTTTACTCTAGTAATATATTTTTTATGCTCTTGGATGGTATGTATTGTATACATCTTTTAACCTAGTTTTCGTTACTCTAGTATAGATTTGGGTCGTAGATATATCAGCATGCCCCAACATTTCCTGAACAGCTCGTAAATCTGCACCATTTTCTAGCAAATGTGTAGCAAAAGAATGTCTAAGAGTATGTGGGGTTAGCTCGTTCTTAACATTTGCACTACTGGCAATCTGCCTGAGATTCTTCCAGAACCCTTGACGTGTTAATCGTTGTCCTCTATGGTTTAGAAAAAGGGCCTGCGAACTATCATCATTTTTTAAAAGTTCTGATCTACCTCTCTCTATATAATTATAGATTGCTTCTTTCGCAACTTTTCCAAGTGGTACAATTCGTTCCTTATTGCCTTTACCAGTACACCGAATGAACCCCATTTCTAAATGTACATCCTCGATGTTTAAATTGGTTAACTCACTCACACGGATACCAGTAGCATATAGCATTTCAAGAATTGCTTTATCTCGTAACCCCAATGGGGAACTTGTATCCGGTGCATCTAGTAAGGATTCTACCTCTAATAAAGAAAGAACTTTCGGTAAATTCCTTTCCATTTTAGGTGTTTCGATTTGGACAGTTGGGTCATCAGTTGTTATCCGATTACGTAATAAATATTGGTGAAATGAACGAATGGACGCTATGTGTCGTGCTATCGTTTTTGCTGAACTCCCTGTGTCTTTAAGATATTGTAAAAAGTGAAGAATTTGAATTCTACTTACTTTATCAATGAATTCAATTTCTTCATTTTTTATAAGGTAGTCTACATATTTAGATAAATCTCTTTTATAAGAGATTACCGTGTTTTCTGCTAGTCTTCTATCATCGACTAGGTATTGAATAAATTTGTTTATATGAGCTTTCAAAAGACATTACTCCCCAAAGTGATAAAAAAATAGTAATCGATTTAACCACGAACTATCTTCTTCCTCTATCATTGATGCCACTTTCACAGCTGAACCTTTTGGTTCGTCATAACGATGGTAGTTTGAATACTCCTCATTAATCCACATAATACCATAATAAAACAAAATCGTGCAGCCCGTAAACAGGATAAAAACTTTAGTCGTTTCAAACATCATCCGTACTGTTTTTCTCATAGTCGCCTCCATAAAGCCAAACATAATCTATATTAGAAGATATGCCAAATGGGACGAGTTTTATACGTCTAAAAAAAAAAAACCTTTTCTAATTTGAAAAGGTTTTTACTGATCATCTTTATTCTCTTCTTCACTTTCTACCTTATCGTGACAACGGTGGCAAATGCCGTGGAAAGTTAGACGGTGATCCTTAATTTTAAAGTTCCAGTCTCTTTCTACGATTGCTTCAACATCCTCTAAAAGATCATCTTGGATTTCATCAACTGCTCCGCATTCGATGCAAACGAGATGATGATGGAAGTGTGCTGCACCTTCTTGGCGTAAGTCATAGCGTGAAACACCATCACCAAAATTTATTTTATCAACAATTTTCAATTCGGTTAATAACTCAAGCGTTCTATAAACAGTTGCTAATCCGATCTCTGGCGACTTTTCTTTAACGAGGAGGTAAACATCTTCTGCACTCAAATGATCCTCTTCATGTTCAAGAAGTACTCGAACAGTCGCCTCACGTTGAGGTGTAAGCTTATAGCTAGAAGAGTGCAACTGCTTTTTTATTCTATCGATTCTTTGTTCCATGTACCTATTCCTCCCTCGCCATTACGTTATTTATTATAACAGAAGAAAAGGAACTGTCCAAATAAAATTAATTATAATGTAAGAAAAATACTGTTTCTTTTTAAATAGTTATTATTGATTATTAATCATATCAATAACACCTTTCATTAAAGTTGGTGAAGCAAATGCCTCAAATGCAGAGGCAGTCATTAATACAAATGCTACACCGACCATTAACATTGCATAACGTGTTAGTAAAGGAAAGATAGGCTCATTTGCCCTCTTCATAAACTGTTGACGTATCATCTTTAAAGAGAAGGCAACTGCTACCGTCCCAATAACGATAAAAGCAGGAATAATTAATAGATTCTGAGGAAGAACCGAAACAAAAGACAATATAAATCCATCAAAGCCCATTTGGTTTACAAGAAAACCTACTGTAAATCCAACAACGACTCCCTTAAGAAATAACAATACAAGAATGACTGGCAATCCTATAATAGAGATACCAAGAATCCACATAAGCCCCACATATTTTATATTATGAAGAAAGCTTTGCTTAAACATATCCGTACTATTAGCAAAACTCCCCTCTGATACTTGTCCAAAAAAACGACTTAAATAATAGTAAAGATCCTGTTTTTGACTAAAGTTTAAACTATTAACAACAATAGCGCCAAAAATTACACCCATTAGAAATAAGACCGTAATAAATATATAAATCGAGGAATGTTCTCGAATATGTGTGATTATTGCTGCTTTAAGTGGCTGCTGCTTTTTCATTATGTCTCCTCCTATCATTCTCTTACTTGATTCTATGAATTAATCAATTTATGTATGACAGGTTAATTTGATAAATCTTAAAAACTACTTACAACTTTTCCAAATACATGCTATAATTCCAAAAAACTTGAAGAGTGGTGATAGTGTGAATCCAATATTACTAGATTTCCCTACAGAATTTACAACGAATAGACTTTTAATCCGCATGCCTTTACCAGGTGATGGAAAGGCAGTAAATGAAGCGATTAGAGCTTCAATGAACGAGTTACAGCCATGGATGCCCTTTGCTCAAAAAGAACCTAAACTTGACGAAACAGAAGCAAATATTCGTGAGGCTCATGCTAACTTTTTATTACGGAAGGACCTACGCCTTCTTATTTTTCATAAGGAAACTGGTCAGTTCATTGGTTCTACTGGCCTTCATCGGATTGAATGGGAAATCCCTAAATTTGAAATTGGCTATTGGATTGATTCTCGATATTCAAAACAGGGGTATATTACTGAAACCGTAGTTGGGTTAACAACCTTTGCCTTTGAAGAGCTTCATGCTAAAAGAGTAGAAATTCGTTGTGACTCTCTTAATATAAATAGTAGGAACGTGGCTGAACGTGCTGGGTATGCACTTGAAGGAATCATTAGAAATGAAGACCTTGCAGTTGATGGCACATTAAGAGATACTTGTGTGTTTTCTAAAATAAAATAAAAAGGCTCATTTCTCAAAGAATGTTGTTTTCAAGTTAAACATTGACCGTTCCTCTGCGCTGCAGGCATTTGCTTTCCGCGGGAGGGACGCGAGCCTCCTCGGCGACATGCGCCTGTGGGGTCTCGCGGGATATCCCTCACTTCCCGCAGGAGTCAAATGCCTTCCGCTCCAATACACTCTTGTTTAGAAAACAGTTGAAACAACAAACTTTACGAAAAGAGCCAAAAAAAAATCCCTTGAGCTGATTACTCAAGGGATTTTACTTTACCGTACTTGCCTCCACCACCAGCATGTATTGAAAGCTGTCCACTTCTTGCTTTTAAA
This window contains:
- the deoB gene encoding phosphopentomutase; translation: MSSYTYKRVFLVVMDSVGIGEAPDAQKFGDVGSNTLGHIAEKMNGLKMPNMEKLGLGNIGEIKGIEKQQQPLAFYTKMEEASNGKDTMTGHWELMGLNIETPFRVFPEGFPKELIDEIESKTGRKVIGNKPASGTEILDELGAEHMESGALIVYTSADSVLQIAAHEEVVPLEELYQICEIARELTLDEKYMVGRIIARPFIGHPGEFQRTANRHDYALKPFDRTVMNELKDSGYDVISIGKIEDIFDGEGITKALRTKSNMDGMDKLIDSLKMNFTGLSFLNLVDFDALYGHRRDPLGYGKALEEYDARLPEVFELLTNDDLLIITADHGNDPTHEGTDHTREFVPLLVYSPRMAQGKEIPSRKTFADVGASIADNFNVKAPKHGVSFMTDLNRG
- the xerD gene encoding site-specific tyrosine recombinase XerD — its product is MKAHINKFIQYLVDDRRLAENTVISYKRDLSKYVDYLIKNEEIEFIDKVSRIQILHFLQYLKDTGSSAKTIARHIASIRSFHQYLLRNRITTDDPTVQIETPKMERNLPKVLSLLEVESLLDAPDTSSPLGLRDKAILEMLYATGIRVSELTNLNIEDVHLEMGFIRCTGKGNKERIVPLGKVAKEAIYNYIERGRSELLKNDDSSQALFLNHRGQRLTRQGFWKNLRQIASSANVKNELTPHTLRHSFATHLLENGADLRAVQEMLGHADISTTQIYTRVTKTRLKDVYNTYHPRA
- a CDS encoding YqzK family protein, encoding MRKTVRMMFETTKVFILFTGCTILFYYGIMWINEEYSNYHRYDEPKGSAVKVASMIEEEDSSWLNRLLFFYHFGE
- a CDS encoding transcriptional repressor, producing the protein MEQRIDRIKKQLHSSSYKLTPQREATVRVLLEHEEDHLSAEDVYLLVKEKSPEIGLATVYRTLELLTELKIVDKINFGDGVSRYDLRQEGAAHFHHHLVCIECGAVDEIQDDLLEDVEAIVERDWNFKIKDHRLTFHGICHRCHDKVESEEENKDDQ
- the spoIIM gene encoding stage II sporulation protein M; amino-acid sequence: MKKQQPLKAAIITHIREHSSIYIFITVLFLMGVIFGAIVVNSLNFSQKQDLYYYLSRFFGQVSEGSFANSTDMFKQSFLHNIKYVGLMWILGISIIGLPVILVLLFLKGVVVGFTVGFLVNQMGFDGFILSFVSVLPQNLLIIPAFIVIGTVAVAFSLKMIRQQFMKRANEPIFPLLTRYAMLMVGVAFVLMTASAFEAFASPTLMKGVIDMINNQ
- a CDS encoding GNAT family N-acetyltransferase, with the protein product MNPILLDFPTEFTTNRLLIRMPLPGDGKAVNEAIRASMNELQPWMPFAQKEPKLDETEANIREAHANFLLRKDLRLLIFHKETGQFIGSTGLHRIEWEIPKFEIGYWIDSRYSKQGYITETVVGLTTFAFEELHAKRVEIRCDSLNINSRNVAERAGYALEGIIRNEDLAVDGTLRDTCVFSKIK